The proteins below come from a single Acidobacteriota bacterium genomic window:
- a CDS encoding carboxypeptidase regulatory-like domain-containing protein, producing MTKSNFVGEIMQTSFGIRFFKLLLLLAVALTFGPQQGWAQAGLATLSGTAMDQSGSVIPGVDVTATNTSTGVTYRSQSNSRGVYYIGALPPGSYKITAQKTGFKQWTRDLQLEVSQNPSIDFQMEVGSTTTVVEVTGAPPVLNTTGTQVSDVKDYQRINQLPLNGRTVGNLFQLTPGVEGDAGGARVNGMKVGSMGIQLDGVSERDRFGGGMVREQPDIGDIQEFSIDTSGSDAKYANPSTVILKTRSGTNQIHGEIFETHRNNTGGLLARVRQQAGDQPFPKDIRNEFGGNAGGPVYLPGLYNGKDKTFWFFSYEGFREVGRADNLPETSLGNVVPTEAMWNGDLSNAIDSSNGQQIVIYDPLTTDANGVRQPFKGNIIPPARISAFAKAMAAITQRPTNNNNPYTADNLTSVYPTFDTQTKITAKVDENFSAKDRLSVRWTRDTLSSTQAGGAFGNPISPTDGFGTRREDSSVTNVNVDYTRTISNSTLNQLILGVLRTPTSSGTLADFNNWAGQLGLPNPFGVTGWPTFCADDEFCWDADNRKDEHLTGYIVEDNFTWVKGKHTFEFGGGYHKNQDNVRELQQAQGSHSFDQPWTCQFDGVGNCVTDTGTGFAAMMLGLPDYLSNQYNRGYYYFRQGTYSWYVNDKWRVSPRLTLSLGVRWDKWTPYTEKQNRIVTAPLDSILTSFQVITPGNHDITTLPGIPPAVLQSWAGRGLSYSTAAAYGYPSNLFSSANNNFGPRAGAAFKINDKTVIRGGYGVFFWPMPLSQILQTSRTNPPLNLRFENTYLGPGPFGYPTNPNNPDFNYTLDSVPSADNFLPNATVDTNGIVQISPHAQSIFPYDGRNWKNDRVQNWNLTLERELPLRTTLRLSYIGNHGSDLDQRVALNSRMPVLTYVETTGTTPPNNRDLLRPNPQWNLGNGYASTNGISNSNSVQVQLEHKYHNGVVFQWYYVYGHGLSTTDVGGFTSGNLGLNSSGGGSLIPENSVILGQPSLTPDQLRKLAYFNMTTIPVQHYGWNGLVDLPFGKGKKFLGGSGGALNQLVGGWQVAFIGNWYSGFWQSVNTGLVSTRSPRLSSDQRLKMNYAGDQQELWFAGNLALSQASNVEGGMSALTNLVPVDVGQRAVRPFGPDCSKTVPGTIDPNRFDGKIGVILPNQTCYSASTGDFYNPSARGSILGPSAFSMDSSIFKNFSIKERAKVRFTADFFNVFNHPTNNNPNSSTGLIDLSTQANQPRLIQFSLHVLF from the coding sequence GTGACGAAATCCAATTTTGTGGGGGAGATCATGCAGACCAGTTTTGGAATTCGCTTTTTCAAGCTTCTCCTGCTGCTGGCGGTGGCATTAACGTTCGGTCCCCAGCAGGGATGGGCGCAGGCAGGTCTCGCGACACTCAGCGGAACGGCCATGGACCAGTCAGGCAGCGTCATTCCAGGCGTCGACGTGACCGCAACCAACACCAGCACCGGCGTCACGTACCGCTCGCAAAGCAATTCGCGGGGGGTTTATTATATCGGCGCGCTGCCGCCGGGCTCCTACAAGATTACTGCGCAGAAGACCGGCTTTAAGCAGTGGACCCGCGACTTGCAGCTCGAGGTTTCTCAGAATCCCTCCATCGATTTTCAGATGGAAGTCGGCAGCACCACGACGGTGGTTGAAGTCACCGGCGCTCCGCCCGTATTGAACACAACCGGCACGCAAGTGTCGGACGTCAAGGACTATCAGCGGATCAACCAGTTGCCTCTAAACGGCAGGACGGTTGGAAACCTGTTTCAACTGACCCCCGGCGTGGAAGGAGACGCAGGCGGGGCCCGCGTGAACGGCATGAAGGTCGGCTCGATGGGCATCCAGCTTGATGGCGTCTCAGAGCGCGACCGCTTCGGCGGCGGGATGGTTCGCGAGCAGCCTGACATTGGCGATATCCAGGAATTCTCGATCGATACGAGTGGCAGCGATGCCAAGTACGCCAATCCTTCGACGGTGATCCTGAAGACTCGCAGCGGGACCAACCAGATCCATGGGGAGATATTCGAAACCCACCGGAACAACACAGGCGGATTGCTGGCGCGCGTCCGCCAGCAAGCCGGAGACCAGCCGTTTCCGAAAGACATCCGGAATGAGTTTGGCGGCAACGCAGGCGGTCCGGTTTATCTTCCGGGACTTTACAATGGCAAGGACAAGACCTTCTGGTTCTTTTCCTACGAGGGGTTCCGCGAAGTTGGGCGTGCCGACAACCTGCCTGAGACTTCCCTCGGCAACGTTGTTCCTACCGAGGCGATGTGGAACGGCGACCTCAGCAACGCGATCGACTCGAGCAACGGCCAGCAAATCGTCATCTACGACCCTCTCACGACAGATGCGAACGGTGTGAGGCAACCGTTTAAGGGGAATATTATTCCGCCCGCGCGGATCAGCGCCTTTGCAAAGGCGATGGCAGCCATAACGCAGCGTCCCACCAATAACAATAATCCCTATACCGCGGACAACCTGACCAGCGTTTACCCTACGTTTGACACGCAGACGAAGATAACCGCCAAGGTGGATGAGAACTTCAGCGCTAAAGACAGACTCTCAGTAAGGTGGACGCGTGACACTCTGTCGAGCACCCAGGCTGGCGGAGCATTTGGAAATCCGATCAGCCCCACGGACGGGTTCGGCACCAGGCGCGAAGACTCCAGCGTGACCAACGTCAATGTGGATTACACGCGGACCATTTCAAACAGCACTCTGAATCAATTGATCCTGGGCGTGCTGCGGACGCCGACCAGTTCAGGAACGCTGGCTGACTTTAACAACTGGGCCGGTCAGCTTGGCCTGCCGAATCCGTTTGGGGTGACCGGCTGGCCTACATTCTGCGCCGATGACGAATTCTGCTGGGATGCGGACAATCGGAAAGATGAACACCTTACCGGCTACATTGTCGAGGACAACTTTACCTGGGTGAAAGGTAAGCACACCTTTGAATTTGGCGGAGGTTACCATAAGAACCAGGACAACGTCCGGGAGCTCCAGCAGGCACAGGGTTCCCATTCCTTTGACCAGCCCTGGACCTGCCAGTTCGACGGAGTAGGGAACTGCGTGACCGATACGGGCACTGGGTTTGCGGCCATGATGCTGGGGCTCCCGGATTACCTTTCCAACCAGTACAATCGTGGCTACTACTACTTCCGCCAAGGCACGTATTCCTGGTATGTCAATGACAAGTGGAGAGTGAGCCCGCGCCTGACGCTTTCCCTTGGTGTGCGGTGGGACAAGTGGACGCCTTACACAGAGAAGCAAAACCGCATCGTCACGGCCCCGCTCGATTCCATCCTCACGAGTTTCCAGGTGATTACGCCGGGCAACCATGACATAACGACGCTGCCCGGGATACCACCGGCCGTGTTGCAGTCTTGGGCTGGCAGGGGGCTGAGCTACAGCACTGCAGCGGCCTACGGATATCCGTCCAACCTGTTCAGCTCCGCCAACAACAATTTTGGCCCGAGGGCGGGAGCGGCCTTCAAGATCAACGACAAGACCGTGATTCGAGGGGGGTATGGCGTTTTCTTCTGGCCAATGCCTCTTTCCCAGATCCTCCAGACATCAAGGACAAACCCTCCGCTTAACTTGCGATTTGAAAACACCTACCTGGGGCCCGGTCCTTTCGGCTATCCGACCAACCCGAACAACCCCGATTTCAACTACACCCTCGACAGTGTGCCCTCGGCGGACAACTTCCTGCCGAACGCCACCGTCGACACGAACGGCATCGTGCAGATTTCACCGCACGCGCAGAGTATTTTCCCGTATGACGGGCGCAACTGGAAGAACGACCGGGTGCAGAACTGGAACCTCACCCTGGAACGGGAACTTCCGCTGCGTACAACTCTGAGACTCAGCTACATTGGGAACCATGGAAGCGATCTAGACCAGCGTGTTGCGCTCAACAGCCGCATGCCCGTGCTCACTTATGTGGAAACCACGGGGACGACACCTCCCAACAACCGAGACTTGCTGAGGCCGAATCCGCAGTGGAACCTGGGCAACGGATACGCCTCCACCAATGGCATATCGAATTCCAATTCAGTCCAGGTCCAGCTCGAGCATAAATACCACAATGGCGTGGTCTTCCAGTGGTATTACGTTTATGGCCACGGATTGTCGACCACGGACGTGGGCGGATTCACCTCAGGCAATTTGGGTCTTAACTCGAGTGGCGGTGGCAGCTTGATACCGGAAAACAGTGTGATTCTCGGGCAACCTTCGCTTACACCCGACCAGCTTCGGAAACTGGCCTATTTCAACATGACCACCATTCCTGTCCAGCACTATGGCTGGAATGGGCTGGTTGACCTCCCCTTCGGCAAGGGTAAAAAATTCCTGGGAGGCTCCGGAGGCGCTCTGAATCAGCTTGTCGGAGGCTGGCAAGTTGCCTTCATCGGTAACTGGTATTCCGGCTTCTGGCAGAGCGTCAATACCGGACTGGTGAGCACACGTAGCCCCAGGCTCAGCTCCGACCAGCGGCTGAAAATGAATTACGCAGGTGATCAGCAGGAATTGTGGTTCGCCGGAAATCTTGCCCTGTCCCAGGCTTCCAATGTCGAGGGTGGCATGTCGGCGCTCACAAACCTGGTCCCTGTAGATGTAGGGCAGAGGGCCGTCCGCCCGTTTGGTCCGGATTGCAGCAAGACAGTGCCTGGCACGATAGACCCGAACCGGTTCGATGGGAAGATCGGTGTGATACTTCCCAACCAGACTTGCTATAGCGCTTCCACAGGAGATTTCTATAACCCCAGCGCAAGGGGAAGTATTCTGGGCCCGAGCGCTTTCTCGATGGATAGTTCCATCTTTAAGAACTTCAGCATCAAGGAGCGCGCCAAGGTCCGCTTCACGGCTGATTTCTTCAACGTGTTCAATCACCCGACCAACAACAATCCGAACAGTTCCACGGGTCTGATTGACCTGTCAACGCAGGCGAACCAGCCCCGGCTGATTCAATTCTCGCTGCACGTGCTGTTCTAG
- a CDS encoding tetratricopeptide repeat protein, whose protein sequence is MDKKLPSLWLHVVMVVCATLPCFAAPQGPPPAGSGPLQQGIQLLSEGKYEQAVSVFNHCKQDSPLDPRPYFYSGMALTQAGELSPAAMELKEAVRLQPGDPVYRIFLANIYSRLKQKTHALAALTIFGQAGSLQPLATPWLNLLADVYFRLDQPDESLQVLNILGQRDPESARTNYELGRVYAYKNELDQAVQYYRKSIQESPVNPSAYFELGKTYYQKNDLPSAKQAFLQAVQQDRGNPEFLLKLGDTCLAMHENAEATKYLKLAEPSAASYPEIYYALGRAYQRQGDRANGDAYMKKFQEISTAESARKEVIVSVDRLIIRGQDAYDAGKTEEARTLFEEAARTDPHRWEAHGYLAEMYLASGDLERAYIHLAWMQKIYPQSVVGNYLMARYWVNKKGYRQALPYALNARHTMPDNSELRTLLARIYSHLGEKDKAEQESKEANLLAPDSHRAREDADQLKTPKPEVTSPQLSH, encoded by the coding sequence ATGGATAAGAAGCTGCCATCTTTATGGCTTCATGTGGTGATGGTTGTGTGCGCAACCCTCCCCTGTTTTGCCGCTCCGCAAGGCCCTCCGCCGGCCGGGAGCGGCCCGCTCCAGCAGGGGATCCAACTGCTCTCCGAGGGAAAATATGAGCAGGCCGTCAGCGTGTTTAATCACTGCAAGCAGGATTCTCCGCTTGATCCGCGGCCTTATTTCTATTCAGGCATGGCGTTGACGCAGGCTGGTGAGCTGTCACCTGCCGCGATGGAGTTAAAGGAAGCGGTCCGCCTGCAACCCGGGGACCCTGTTTACAGGATTTTCCTCGCTAACATCTATTCCCGACTGAAGCAGAAGACCCACGCTCTCGCGGCGTTGACAATTTTTGGCCAGGCCGGTTCCCTGCAACCGCTTGCCACACCATGGCTGAACCTTCTGGCCGACGTATATTTCCGGCTCGATCAGCCCGACGAGTCGCTCCAGGTGCTCAATATCCTCGGGCAGCGCGACCCTGAGAGCGCCCGGACGAATTATGAACTCGGCCGGGTTTACGCCTACAAGAATGAACTTGACCAGGCGGTCCAGTATTACAGGAAGAGCATTCAGGAATCACCCGTTAATCCCAGTGCCTATTTTGAGCTGGGCAAGACGTACTATCAGAAAAACGATCTGCCTTCTGCAAAACAGGCGTTTCTGCAGGCGGTCCAGCAGGATAGAGGAAATCCGGAATTTCTTCTGAAACTGGGCGATACGTGTCTCGCAATGCATGAAAATGCCGAAGCTACCAAATATCTGAAACTGGCGGAGCCTTCTGCTGCTTCCTATCCGGAAATCTACTATGCCCTCGGGCGCGCCTATCAGCGCCAGGGCGACCGCGCGAACGGCGACGCGTATATGAAGAAGTTCCAGGAAATCAGTACGGCGGAATCGGCAAGAAAGGAAGTGATCGTTTCCGTGGACCGCCTGATCATCCGCGGCCAGGACGCTTATGATGCAGGCAAGACCGAAGAGGCCCGCACACTGTTTGAGGAGGCTGCCCGAACCGATCCGCACCGGTGGGAAGCTCACGGTTATCTGGCAGAAATGTATCTGGCCTCGGGAGATTTGGAACGAGCATACATCCACCTTGCCTGGATGCAGAAAATATATCCACAATCCGTGGTGGGCAATTACCTGATGGCGAGATATTGGGTTAACAAGAAAGGCTACAGACAGGCTTTGCCCTACGCGTTGAATGCCAGGCACACCATGCCCGATAATTCCGAGCTGCGGACCCTGCTGGCCCGGATTTACTCGCACCTTGGCGAAAAGGACAAAGCCGAACAGGAGTCCAAAGAAGCAAATCTTCTGGCTCCTGACAGCCATCGCGCGCGGGAAGACGCCGACCAGCTCAAGACTCCGAAGCCAGAGGTCACTTCACCACAACTGTCCCACTGA
- the treS gene encoding maltose alpha-D-glucosyltransferase, translating into MEYRQGDAAQTWYKDAIIYQLHVRAFQDSNGDGIGDFRGLTQKLDYIQELGATAVWLLPFYPSPLKDDGYDISDYFSVHPSYGTVEDFKLFMEEAHSRGLRVITELVVNHTSDQHPWFQQSRSSPDNPYRNWYVWSDTDDRYRAARIIFVDTEMSNWAWDPVSKAYYWHRFFSHQPDLNYDNPEVREEIWNVMKFWLDLGVDGFRLDAVPYLVEREGTNCENLPETHEILKTLRRRLDDNYRNRMLLAEANQWPQDLGPYFADGNEFHMAFHFPLMPRMFMAIKLEDRKPIIDILQRTPRIPENCQWGIFLRNHDELTLEMVTDEERDYMYDEYAKDRIAKLNVGIRRRLAPLLDNDRRRIELMNGMLLSLPGTPIVYYGDEVGMGDNVYLGDRNGVRTPMQWNGGWNGGFSNADPERLFSPLISNAVYGYQGVNVLSQQRSEHSLLSWMRRIVKLRKASAVFGRGTIEFLDPENHRVLAYIRQWENNRVLVINNLSSSAQAAELDLKELRGFIPIEMFGGNPFPRIGELPYLLTLGPYQFYWFRLRRF; encoded by the coding sequence GTGGAGTACCGGCAGGGTGACGCCGCCCAAACATGGTATAAGGACGCCATCATCTACCAGCTCCATGTCCGCGCGTTTCAGGACAGCAACGGCGACGGCATCGGTGATTTTCGGGGCCTCACCCAGAAGCTTGATTACATCCAGGAATTGGGGGCCACAGCCGTATGGCTTCTCCCCTTTTATCCCTCGCCTCTGAAAGACGACGGCTACGATATTTCGGATTACTTCAGCGTGCACCCCAGTTACGGAACGGTGGAAGATTTCAAGCTATTCATGGAAGAAGCCCACTCCCGCGGCTTAAGGGTGATCACGGAACTGGTGGTGAATCACACCTCGGACCAGCACCCCTGGTTCCAGCAGTCGCGCAGCTCTCCCGACAACCCCTATCGCAACTGGTACGTCTGGAGCGACACCGACGACCGCTACCGCGCCGCCCGGATCATTTTTGTGGATACTGAAATGTCCAACTGGGCCTGGGACCCTGTCTCCAAGGCGTACTACTGGCACCGCTTCTTCAGCCATCAGCCGGACCTGAATTATGACAATCCCGAGGTCCGTGAGGAAATCTGGAACGTCATGAAGTTCTGGCTGGACCTGGGTGTGGATGGCTTCCGGCTGGATGCGGTCCCTTACCTGGTGGAGCGCGAAGGGACCAATTGCGAGAACCTTCCCGAAACCCACGAGATCCTCAAGACGCTGCGGAGGCGGCTCGATGACAATTACCGCAACCGGATGCTTCTGGCGGAAGCAAATCAGTGGCCTCAGGATTTGGGCCCTTATTTCGCTGACGGCAATGAATTTCACATGGCATTTCATTTTCCGCTGATGCCCCGGATGTTTATGGCCATCAAACTGGAGGACCGCAAGCCGATTATTGATATTCTTCAGCGGACGCCACGGATTCCTGAAAATTGCCAGTGGGGTATCTTTCTGCGTAACCACGATGAGCTGACGCTTGAAATGGTAACGGACGAAGAACGCGACTACATGTACGATGAATACGCGAAGGACAGGATCGCAAAGCTTAACGTGGGAATCCGCCGAAGGCTGGCGCCTCTGCTGGATAATGACCGCCGGCGCATTGAATTGATGAATGGAATGCTCCTGTCGTTGCCCGGTACGCCCATTGTTTATTACGGAGATGAAGTCGGCATGGGCGACAACGTTTATCTGGGCGACCGCAACGGTGTGCGCACTCCCATGCAATGGAACGGAGGGTGGAACGGAGGTTTCTCAAACGCTGACCCGGAGCGACTCTTTTCTCCCCTGATCTCAAACGCTGTTTACGGCTACCAGGGAGTCAACGTGCTGTCCCAGCAACGTTCTGAGCATTCACTTCTGTCGTGGATGCGGCGGATCGTCAAACTGCGAAAGGCCAGTGCGGTATTTGGGCGGGGAACCATCGAATTCCTGGACCCGGAAAATCATCGGGTGCTTGCCTACATCCGCCAATGGGAAAACAACCGGGTCCTGGTGATCAACAACCTCTCGAGTTCTGCCCAGGCGGCGGAACTTGACCTCAAGGAGCTGCGGGGTTTTATCCCCATTGAAATGTTTGGAGGCAATCCGTTTCCCCGAATCGGTGAGCTTCCTTACCTCCTGACACTGGGTCCATATCAGTTTTACTGGTTTCGGCTGCGCCGATTCTGA
- a CDS encoding glycosyl transferase family 2 gives MAEETFLSDEFVRRLSAVGEVDILVGVPTFNNRHTIEKVVNAVQLGLVKYFPRERIVLINPDGGSKDGTPEAVRNCAIQDFRTLLSSSPLRTIHRISTTYGGVDGRSSAWRIIMASADLLRAKACAVLSPDLESISPEWIEALVRPVYKEQYDLVTPIYHRHKYDGLLVNNIIAPAVRAVYGVEVREPVGGDLGFSGRLACHYLEQDVWHEEYVRARTEIWMTTRAIADGYKLCQSYLGPKIHTPDASTQNIVTTIREALGALFRCMENQQSFWLSRNEPPQTAPVFGFEYSSGLEPRRVNRKKLLTMFQNGLDHLAPILESILSAETLGQIQGAAQQNEKHFHFPDELWVKTIYEFAASYHHSVMNRDHLLQALTPIYRGRIYSVVLENHRADAEQIEKRREALCQEYERQRPHLVERWARKA, from the coding sequence TTGGCCGAGGAAACCTTTCTCTCCGACGAGTTCGTCCGCAGGCTATCGGCTGTGGGCGAGGTGGACATCCTCGTCGGAGTCCCCACGTTCAACAATCGGCATACCATCGAAAAGGTGGTCAACGCCGTCCAGCTTGGGCTCGTGAAGTACTTCCCTCGCGAACGAATCGTGCTGATCAACCCGGATGGAGGATCCAAAGATGGAACCCCGGAGGCGGTCAGAAATTGCGCCATCCAGGACTTCCGCACGCTGCTTTCTTCAAGCCCCCTGCGCACCATTCACCGGATTTCAACCACCTACGGCGGCGTGGACGGCAGAAGCAGCGCCTGGCGCATCATTATGGCCTCGGCAGACTTGCTGCGGGCCAAGGCCTGTGCCGTGCTGTCACCGGACCTTGAGAGCATCTCTCCTGAGTGGATCGAGGCGCTGGTCCGGCCGGTCTACAAGGAACAATATGACCTGGTTACGCCTATCTACCATCGGCACAAGTACGACGGCCTGCTGGTCAACAACATTATCGCGCCGGCGGTCCGCGCGGTTTACGGCGTGGAGGTCCGCGAACCTGTAGGCGGCGACCTAGGGTTCTCCGGGAGGCTGGCGTGCCACTACCTGGAGCAGGACGTCTGGCACGAAGAATATGTCCGTGCCCGTACGGAAATCTGGATGACCACCCGGGCGATTGCGGACGGCTACAAGCTGTGCCAGTCTTATCTCGGCCCCAAAATCCATACCCCGGATGCCTCCACCCAGAATATTGTTACCACGATCCGGGAGGCCCTTGGAGCTCTCTTCCGCTGCATGGAAAATCAGCAATCCTTCTGGCTTTCCCGCAACGAGCCGCCGCAGACAGCGCCGGTCTTTGGTTTCGAATACAGTTCAGGACTCGAGCCTCGGCGCGTCAACAGAAAAAAACTGCTCACGATGTTCCAGAACGGCTTGGATCATCTGGCTCCGATTCTGGAATCGATCCTTTCGGCAGAAACACTAGGACAGATCCAGGGGGCTGCGCAGCAGAATGAAAAGCACTTCCACTTCCCAGACGAACTCTGGGTGAAGACCATTTACGAATTTGCCGCTTCTTATCACCACTCGGTCATGAATCGGGACCACCTTCTCCAGGCCCTGACGCCCATTTATCGCGGGCGGATTTATTCGGTGGTCCTCGAAAACCACCGTGCAGACGCTGAACAGATCGAGAAAAGGCGTGAAGCCTTGTGCCAGGAGTACGAAAGGCAGCGCCCCCATCTGGTGGAGAGGTGGGCTCGGAAAGCGTGA
- a CDS encoding Hsp70 family protein: MKLGIDFGTTRIVAAFVDRGNYPVVVFEAPDGNSFEWFPPLVAVKGDDRRYGWEAWAAQEEPGWTVVRSLKRGLDYAGPGTLVQIGNQKIPMHDLLHELALALRKALLESSTLPAGGSGALDVMLGVPANANSNQRFLTAEAFRQAGFNVLGLLNEPSAASIEFGHRKRTSHQFSEKMRILVYDFGGGTFDVSLVELDEREHVVISSEGIPTLGGDDFDEVLAGLALEAAQISVVDQDSLTQSEMFHLHEECRQKKEGLHPNTRRIVIDLGNVRSCWPQVTVAIGEFYERSRPLVEETLHATEDLLEAHGFGSGGAAQGEGQRLEALYMTGGGSELPLVGRMLRESFGRRVRRSAHTRAATAIGLAIQADATQGYILRDKFTRHFGVWREAEAGNRIVFDPLFTKGTPLPGPADPPLLNSRRYYPVHNIGHFRYLECTHLTEDGRPAGDITIWDDIRFPFDASLRDNAALDQIPVGYLANGHRSETEESYACDRSGAVTVTIANLPEGYNRRYRLGRWATSEALVVPGRKKARNRREKGPER, from the coding sequence ATGAAATTAGGTATTGATTTCGGCACAACCCGAATTGTGGCTGCATTTGTGGACCGCGGGAACTATCCCGTCGTGGTCTTCGAAGCGCCTGACGGAAATTCATTCGAATGGTTTCCTCCCCTGGTAGCGGTGAAAGGCGATGATCGGCGCTACGGGTGGGAAGCCTGGGCGGCTCAGGAAGAACCCGGCTGGACGGTAGTGCGTTCCCTCAAGCGCGGCCTCGACTACGCCGGCCCCGGCACGCTGGTCCAGATTGGAAATCAGAAAATCCCCATGCACGATTTGCTTCACGAGTTGGCGCTGGCCCTCCGAAAAGCGTTGCTCGAAAGCTCCACGCTGCCTGCCGGGGGGAGCGGGGCGCTGGATGTGATGCTTGGCGTGCCTGCAAATGCCAACAGTAACCAGCGTTTTCTCACCGCGGAGGCGTTCCGCCAGGCGGGCTTTAACGTGCTCGGTCTTTTGAACGAGCCTTCGGCTGCCAGCATCGAGTTCGGCCACCGTAAGCGCACTTCCCACCAGTTCAGTGAAAAAATGCGCATCCTGGTTTACGACTTTGGCGGAGGAACGTTTGACGTTTCGCTGGTGGAACTGGATGAGCGCGAGCACGTTGTCATTTCTTCAGAAGGAATTCCGACTCTGGGTGGCGACGATTTTGACGAAGTCCTCGCAGGGCTTGCTCTCGAGGCGGCACAAATCAGCGTGGTGGACCAGGACAGCCTCACGCAATCCGAGATGTTCCACCTGCACGAAGAGTGCCGCCAGAAAAAGGAAGGCCTGCATCCGAACACGCGGCGAATTGTGATCGATCTCGGCAACGTACGTTCCTGCTGGCCCCAGGTGACGGTTGCCATCGGCGAGTTTTATGAGCGCAGCCGCCCTTTGGTTGAAGAAACGCTGCACGCTACCGAAGACCTGCTGGAAGCGCATGGCTTTGGTTCTGGCGGCGCGGCGCAAGGCGAAGGGCAGCGCCTGGAGGCGCTTTACATGACCGGCGGAGGCAGTGAACTGCCGCTGGTTGGCCGCATGCTCCGCGAAAGTTTCGGGCGCCGTGTGCGGCGCTCAGCCCATACGCGCGCTGCCACGGCTATCGGCTTGGCCATCCAGGCGGACGCCACGCAGGGATACATCCTGCGCGACAAATTTACGCGCCACTTCGGCGTGTGGCGCGAGGCGGAAGCGGGCAATCGCATTGTCTTCGATCCTCTTTTTACCAAGGGCACGCCTCTGCCCGGCCCGGCGGACCCTCCGCTGCTCAATTCGAGGCGCTACTATCCGGTTCACAACATCGGCCACTTCCGATATCTCGAGTGCACGCATCTTACCGAAGACGGCCGCCCGGCGGGAGACATCACCATCTGGGACGATATTCGCTTTCCGTTTGATGCCTCGCTGCGAGATAATGCTGCGCTTGACCAGATACCCGTGGGTTACCTGGCCAATGGCCACCGTTCGGAGACGGAAGAGAGCTACGCCTGCGACCGCAGCGGCGCAGTGACCGTTACCATCGCGAACCTGCCGGAAGGCTACAACCGCAGGTATCGCCTGGGGCGCTGGGCAACCTCAGAGGCGCTGGTGGTGCCAGGCCGCAAGAAGGCGCGCAACCGGAGAGAGAAAGGGCCGGAGCGGTAA
- the rpiB gene encoding ribose 5-phosphate isomerase B yields the protein MRIAIGADHAGFTMKEELAAEVRKLGHDLLDVGAHRSDPSDDYPDFAEAVGMAIIEGKAERGVLICGSGVGVSVAANKMPGIRAAVCHDAYSAHQGVEHDNMNVLVLGSRIIGAELARELVRTYLAARFTNEERHRRRLAKVDNIERRYLASKSTP from the coding sequence ATGCGAATCGCCATCGGCGCTGATCACGCCGGATTTACGATGAAGGAAGAACTTGCCGCCGAGGTCCGCAAGCTCGGGCACGACCTCCTCGACGTGGGAGCGCACCGCTCCGATCCATCCGACGACTATCCCGATTTTGCGGAGGCGGTCGGCATGGCCATCATTGAGGGCAAGGCAGAACGCGGCGTGCTGATTTGCGGCAGCGGCGTCGGGGTCTCCGTGGCTGCCAACAAGATGCCCGGAATTCGCGCGGCCGTCTGCCACGACGCCTATTCGGCCCACCAGGGAGTGGAGCACGACAATATGAATGTGCTGGTGCTCGGCAGCCGCATCATCGGCGCGGAACTGGCCCGCGAACTCGTTCGAACCTACCTTGCTGCCCGGTTCACGAATGAAGAACGCCACCGCCGCCGTCTAGCAAAGGTAGACAACATCGAACGCCGCTACCTCGCTTCTAAATCCACCCCTTAA
- a CDS encoding heavy metal-responsive transcriptional regulator yields the protein MGREAIFIGEVSRKTGLSIHTIRFYEAEGLLPEASRTESGYRLFSSQAVEQLQFIQKAQALGFALDEIRELLVLRDRDTDACSITKSLVEEKLANIRAKIEALAALEVELKGVLVDCGRQLRRHPRGGTGRCPVLARAARNE from the coding sequence ATGGGTCGGGAGGCAATTTTTATTGGAGAAGTCTCACGGAAGACCGGCCTGAGCATCCACACGATCCGCTTCTATGAAGCAGAGGGTCTTTTGCCGGAAGCGTCCCGGACAGAATCAGGGTACCGTCTCTTCTCTTCACAGGCTGTTGAGCAGCTCCAGTTTATTCAAAAAGCGCAGGCGCTCGGCTTCGCGCTCGACGAGATCCGGGAACTGCTGGTTTTGCGAGACCGCGACACAGATGCTTGTTCAATTACCAAGTCGCTGGTGGAAGAGAAACTTGCAAACATTCGGGCAAAGATCGAGGCGCTGGCGGCGCTGGAAGTGGAACTGAAGGGAGTTCTCGTTGATTGCGGACGGCAGTTGAGGCGCCACCCTCGTGGCGGCACAGGGCGCTGCCCGGTATTGGCAAGAGCCGCCCGAAACGAGTAG
- a CDS encoding glutaredoxin family protein, with protein sequence MFCKRTKEFLSRNGVTFEERDVTSDQTALDELEKRGLMTTPVTLVDDEVVIGFDSAKLTKLLGLV encoded by the coding sequence ATGTTCTGTAAACGGACGAAAGAGTTTCTTTCGCGGAACGGCGTCACGTTTGAAGAGCGTGATGTGACCAGCGACCAAACGGCCCTGGACGAACTCGAGAAGCGGGGCCTGATGACCACCCCAGTCACCCTGGTTGATGATGAAGTGGTCATAGGTTTCGACAGTGCGAAGCTCACCAAGTTGCTGGGCCTTGTTTAG